A window of Haliscomenobacter hydrossis DSM 1100 contains these coding sequences:
- a CDS encoding eCIS core domain-containing protein, producing the protein MKTTAEKSSTTASRSQQGSGPFFAKAGGGDFFAPTIQAKLKVGKPGDHHEREADSMAEKVVRGSEATPAVQNKCADCDAKDKTQRKPLADNITPFIQRMAEKEEPVQKAADKEEPVQKAEDKQEEPVQKMEDKKEEPVQKAADKEEPVQKAEDKQEEPVQKMEDKKEEPVQKAADKEEPVQKCEREEEEPVPKTEDKKEEPVQKAADKEEPVQKAEDKQEEPVQKMEDKKEEPVQKAADKEEPVQKAEEKEEAAQTKTATGATPTASRSVESGLNSSKGNGSPLPESTRSTMEGGFGVDFSGVRIHTDSQATAMNRDLHAQAFTHGNDIYFNEGKYNPATTEGKTLLAHELTHTVQQGASVQRKEVLTPPPAQPLQMNEEEVDLAKELEAADQDQKKAIDPSIAEKAKEKVEQGKVAAEEKSAKKKAAKKKGGKGKGSGKRAAGKSSSRKRGKKGAAEAAEAALKKSLGAVGKDLSDASSFACAKADEKATDLAENEQTHDDAGEKQQQTDAAVVAPPEEGQAMSNNEQVAGLDAKPEPSTDKEAAKSTLNNALVSAMPTNIKEVNNFESQGKAKVVGSQVLGEVNKDVGAVKDTYNDIEQPLPAKPTPESTELPPEEAAPGTPMLDLGKGAVPPLKPEHTEVVEFDTKSDELLQKEGITQDQLDMVDSGELAEANKERKSLKKKVAEEPAKIQQFGEQASQKVEKDLKQEEAQGKSQMRAKRKRGLNETKANQTKTKSALEKKREEVTKHINGIFDAAKSSVTTKLANLEKQNLRAFDAGQLRASVDFEKEVKRDINAFKKRRYSGLFGGARWIKDYFAGIDDFPEVQNALSSGRERYIQKIDKLIADIDKANQKVIAECKLELANARKQIETYVKTLGPALRATGQKAMKEMKGKLAEMDKFIDQQRDKLREKLCSKREEAIKAIDKKIEKMKEEMSGLLSKLGNLILNAMIKFFEWALEKAGYSPEKIMGIINKGKAVIKKIVTDPIGFFKNIGKAVGQGVENFKNNIQQHLIKGMMGWLTGAMGDAGLQLPAQWDLKGVIFLLLQIMNLTKDALMKKLGEKIGQPMLQFAMTSVGIVKRVVAEGPMALWDMIKEKAEEIKEQVMEGIRNWIATEMVKQGIIKLVSMLNPVGAIVQAIIAIYNTVMFFVENWQRIVDFVSSVFNAIVDIAMGRLGPAIAAVERAMGQTIPIILGFIARLLNLSGIGKAIRKTIEKIRKPIDTIVDKMLNGVAKLVKPLVAKAKGLVNKGKDAAGKVLDWLGIKKRFRNQAGESHSIYFKGGEKNPQLTIASAPKTVLAYLNEQEIASKGDDVKLEIIRKAKESNQEIGRLLRANQKDKPKIEAEILKLASYFEKLGGVDPEILTKSKGELQSAASSANSELSSDLRGAGGRILSDREYSAASNAEEPWLGPVFYGTAVERLAAEQLISNSNFKKVGGPNQPDFIGKGKYEGLIFDITTIGAIPAHLVRSYGKKLIFANYARPSGFRIFPPKSKKK; encoded by the coding sequence TTGAAAACCACCGCAGAAAAATCTTCAACGACAGCGTCTCGTTCCCAACAAGGATCGGGACCGTTCTTCGCCAAAGCGGGGGGCGGGGATTTCTTTGCACCAACGATACAAGCCAAACTAAAGGTGGGCAAGCCCGGTGACCACCATGAGCGTGAAGCAGACTCCATGGCGGAGAAAGTGGTGCGAGGCTCGGAGGCTACTCCTGCTGTGCAAAACAAGTGCGCAGATTGCGATGCGAAGGACAAGACGCAGCGCAAACCCTTAGCGGATAACATTACGCCTTTTATCCAACGGATGGCGGAAAAAGAGGAGCCAGTTCAAAAGGCGGCAGACAAAGAAGAACCAGTTCAGAAAGCGGAGGACAAGCAGGAGGAACCGGTTCAGAAGATGGAGGACAAAAAGGAGGAGCCAGTTCAAAAGGCGGCAGACAAAGAAGAACCAGTTCAGAAAGCGGAGGACAAGCAGGAGGAACCGGTTCAGAAGATGGAGGACAAAAAGGAGGAGCCGGTTCAAAAAGCGGCAGACAAAGAAGAACCAGTTCAGAAATGCGAGAGAGAGGAGGAGGAGCCGGTTCCGAAGACGGAGGACAAAAAGGAGGAGCCAGTTCAAAAGGCGGCAGATAAGGAAGAACCAGTTCAGAAAGCGGAAGACAAGCAGGAGGAACCGGTTCAGAAGATGGAGGACAAAAAGGAAGAGCCGGTTCAAAAGGCAGCAGATAAGGAAGAGCCAGTTCAAAAAGCAGAGGAAAAAGAGGAAGCTGCCCAGACAAAAACCGCTACTGGTGCTACTCCTACCGCATCTCGCTCGGTGGAAAGTGGCTTAAATTCGAGCAAGGGCAATGGCAGCCCACTTCCGGAAAGCACCCGTTCGACAATGGAAGGTGGCTTTGGAGTGGATTTTAGCGGAGTTCGTATTCACACGGACTCTCAAGCCACAGCCATGAACCGTGATCTGCATGCCCAAGCTTTCACCCACGGAAACGACATCTATTTCAACGAAGGAAAATACAATCCGGCTACTACAGAAGGAAAAACACTGCTGGCCCATGAACTAACGCACACCGTCCAGCAGGGCGCTTCCGTACAGCGCAAAGAGGTGCTGACCCCTCCTCCTGCTCAGCCCCTGCAGATGAACGAGGAAGAAGTTGACCTCGCCAAAGAATTGGAAGCTGCTGATCAGGACCAAAAAAAGGCAATTGATCCATCCATTGCTGAAAAGGCCAAGGAAAAAGTAGAGCAGGGAAAAGTAGCCGCTGAAGAAAAATCAGCCAAAAAGAAGGCAGCTAAAAAGAAAGGTGGTAAAGGCAAAGGATCTGGAAAACGGGCGGCTGGAAAATCTTCTTCACGCAAAAGGGGCAAAAAAGGTGCAGCAGAAGCAGCCGAAGCGGCCTTGAAAAAAAGCTTGGGCGCCGTTGGAAAAGACCTGAGCGATGCCAGTTCTTTTGCTTGCGCCAAGGCCGACGAGAAGGCCACCGACCTGGCTGAAAACGAACAGACCCACGACGACGCAGGCGAGAAACAGCAGCAAACTGACGCTGCCGTGGTCGCGCCACCCGAAGAGGGACAAGCCATGAGCAACAACGAACAGGTGGCGGGTTTGGATGCAAAACCAGAACCCAGCACCGACAAAGAGGCTGCTAAGAGCACCCTCAACAATGCTTTGGTGAGTGCCATGCCGACCAATATCAAAGAGGTCAACAATTTTGAATCACAAGGCAAAGCCAAAGTGGTAGGCAGCCAGGTATTGGGTGAAGTAAACAAGGACGTGGGTGCGGTAAAAGACACCTACAATGACATCGAACAACCCCTTCCTGCCAAGCCAACCCCGGAATCCACCGAGCTGCCGCCCGAAGAAGCAGCGCCAGGTACCCCCATGCTCGACCTCGGCAAAGGGGCGGTGCCTCCGCTAAAACCGGAACACACCGAAGTTGTGGAATTTGATACCAAATCGGATGAACTGTTGCAAAAAGAGGGCATCACGCAGGATCAACTCGACATGGTGGACAGCGGTGAGCTGGCCGAAGCCAACAAGGAGCGCAAGAGCCTTAAGAAAAAAGTAGCCGAAGAGCCTGCGAAAATCCAGCAGTTTGGCGAACAGGCATCCCAAAAAGTAGAGAAAGACCTCAAACAGGAAGAAGCCCAGGGCAAGTCACAAATGCGGGCGAAGCGGAAACGGGGCTTGAACGAAACTAAAGCCAATCAAACCAAAACCAAATCCGCCCTTGAAAAGAAACGAGAGGAAGTCACCAAGCACATCAACGGCATTTTTGATGCAGCGAAGAGCAGCGTTACCACAAAGCTGGCAAACCTCGAAAAGCAAAATCTTCGCGCTTTTGATGCAGGACAGTTGCGGGCATCTGTTGATTTTGAGAAGGAAGTAAAACGAGACATCAACGCTTTCAAAAAACGTAGATATTCAGGCCTTTTTGGAGGTGCAAGATGGATCAAAGATTATTTTGCAGGCATTGATGATTTCCCAGAGGTGCAAAACGCATTGAGTTCTGGTCGTGAGCGCTACATTCAGAAGATCGACAAGCTCATTGCCGATATTGACAAGGCCAATCAAAAAGTCATTGCGGAGTGCAAGCTGGAACTGGCTAATGCCCGCAAACAGATCGAGACTTATGTCAAAACGCTTGGTCCAGCCCTGCGCGCCACTGGCCAAAAAGCGATGAAAGAGATGAAGGGCAAGCTGGCGGAGATGGATAAGTTCATCGACCAGCAGCGGGACAAGCTTCGGGAAAAATTGTGCAGCAAGCGGGAGGAAGCCATCAAGGCAATCGACAAGAAGATTGAAAAGATGAAGGAGGAAATGTCTGGCCTCTTGAGCAAGCTGGGCAACCTGATCCTGAATGCCATGATCAAATTCTTCGAATGGGCGCTTGAAAAAGCAGGTTACAGCCCCGAGAAGATCATGGGCATCATCAACAAGGGTAAGGCGGTCATCAAAAAGATCGTCACCGATCCAATCGGTTTCTTCAAAAATATCGGCAAAGCGGTTGGACAAGGGGTAGAAAACTTCAAAAACAACATCCAGCAACACCTCATCAAGGGTATGATGGGCTGGCTCACCGGGGCCATGGGCGATGCCGGTTTACAGCTGCCCGCCCAGTGGGATTTGAAGGGCGTTATCTTCCTGTTGCTGCAAATCATGAACCTCACCAAGGACGCCCTGATGAAGAAACTGGGCGAAAAAATTGGACAGCCCATGCTCCAGTTTGCCATGACCTCCGTTGGCATCGTCAAACGGGTAGTGGCAGAAGGCCCAATGGCGCTCTGGGACATGATCAAAGAGAAAGCCGAGGAAATCAAGGAACAGGTGATGGAGGGCATCCGCAATTGGATCGCTACCGAAATGGTGAAACAGGGCATCATCAAGCTCGTTTCCATGTTGAATCCGGTGGGAGCGATCGTGCAGGCCATCATCGCCATCTACAACACGGTGATGTTCTTTGTAGAGAACTGGCAGCGCATCGTGGATTTCGTCAGCTCTGTGTTCAACGCCATCGTCGACATTGCCATGGGCCGCCTGGGGCCAGCCATCGCCGCCGTAGAACGGGCCATGGGACAAACCATCCCGATTATTTTGGGTTTCATCGCAAGATTGCTAAATTTGAGTGGAATTGGAAAGGCAATTCGCAAAACCATTGAAAAGATTCGGAAGCCGATTGACACGATTGTGGACAAGATGCTGAACGGGGTGGCTAAATTGGTGAAGCCGCTGGTAGCGAAGGCTAAGGGGCTAGTGAATAAGGGGAAGGATGCTGCTGGTAAAGTTCTGGATTGGCTCGGAATTAAGAAACGATTTAGAAACCAAGCTGGTGAAAGTCATAGTATTTATTTCAAAGGTGGTGAGAAAAACCCCCAACTCACCATTGCTTCAGCGCCTAAAACTGTCCTTGCCTATTTAAACGAACAGGAAATTGCATCAAAAGGTGATGATGTCAAACTGGAAATAATTAGAAAAGCCAAGGAAAGTAATCAAGAGATTGGTAGGCTACTGAGGGCCAATCAAAAAGATAAACCAAAAATTGAAGCGGAAATACTTAAGCTTGCATCTTATTTCGAAAAGTTGGGAGGAGTAGACCCGGAAATTCTAACTAAATCTAAAGGCGAATTACAAAGCGCTGCTTCATCGGCAAATAGTGAATTATCTAGTGATTTAAGGGGTGCAGGTGGAAGAATATTGAGTGACCGTGAATATTCAGCGGCAAGCAATGCTGAGGAACCTTGGCTTGGTCCAGTTTTTTATGGAACTGCAGTTGAAAGGTTGGCAGCTGAGCAATTAATTTCAAATTCTAATTTTAAAAAAGTCGGAGGGCCGAATCAACCAGACTTTATTGGAAAAGGTAAATATGAGGGTCTCATTTTTGACATAACAACAATTGGTGCAATTCCTGCCCATTTAGTTAGATCTTATGGAAAGAAATTAATTTTCGCTAATTATGCTAGACCAAGTGGATTTCGGATATTTCCACCAAAAAGCAAAAAAAAATAA
- a CDS encoding contractile injection system tape measure protein — protein sequence MLHKRQTHIIRKQILELETAELSQSWQWQKRLSRFANGPLAEHLGVLFDQQSKPGETLRIDRLELTVDVQESGNWEAEILEQITRQVQGMLPMPAQLDPGSHFPGDDGISETAHTMTAFFYFLETGLLPWWVNVETTLNFEAKIKTLLTGGMTSQWRVKFQALIQSRMVRQRLVLQFNPELLGKLAIVFLDKNKAEIAEWAMFVKTMARITGPQNEQPEVVYWNTVFEQPTANLRSIWPREMAKQLAHQPNALAKIASLKLPLPGLQALQNFIDQPQLSNTELVAWATHQPAEFEALLLPVLQGENLPESVLQRIKSGGFFSNDLVLSPGNSPADAQNSELPDQAIATKPPSEVGSTLLEVTKTDAEDNLSEEYGAASPRLGTEDLNEKIREADDLDIYVRNAGLVILHPFLPALFQSLGLAKDGKIENPERAISLLQYLAIGRIGMMEHELPLNKLLCGVPFDLPIRRQVHLTKHEKMEADKLLHSVIGHWSALGNTSADGLRGTFFCREGKLSKGRNKDWLLQVEQRGVDILLTELPWTLSMVRLPWMHGILLVEWG from the coding sequence ATGTTGCACAAGCGCCAGACACACATCATTCGTAAGCAAATCCTCGAACTGGAAACAGCAGAGCTATCGCAAAGCTGGCAGTGGCAGAAACGCTTGAGCCGATTTGCAAATGGCCCGCTGGCCGAGCATCTCGGCGTGCTGTTCGACCAGCAGAGCAAGCCGGGTGAAACCCTCCGCATCGACCGACTGGAGCTTACGGTCGATGTGCAGGAAAGTGGAAACTGGGAGGCTGAAATATTGGAACAAATCACTCGTCAAGTTCAGGGGATGCTTCCAATGCCCGCGCAACTGGACCCTGGTTCCCACTTCCCCGGCGATGATGGGATCAGTGAAACAGCGCACACAATGACCGCTTTTTTCTATTTTTTAGAAACGGGGCTCTTGCCTTGGTGGGTCAATGTGGAAACCACTTTAAATTTTGAGGCAAAAATCAAGACGCTGCTCACGGGCGGAATGACCTCGCAATGGAGGGTGAAATTTCAAGCGCTTATCCAGTCCAGGATGGTGAGACAAAGGCTGGTATTACAATTCAATCCAGAGCTGTTGGGTAAACTCGCCATTGTTTTTCTGGACAAAAATAAAGCCGAAATTGCGGAGTGGGCAATGTTTGTAAAAACAATGGCCAGGATAACCGGACCGCAAAACGAGCAGCCCGAAGTTGTATACTGGAATACCGTTTTTGAACAACCGACCGCAAACCTTCGATCAATCTGGCCAAGAGAAATGGCTAAACAGTTGGCCCATCAACCCAATGCCCTGGCCAAAATAGCAAGCTTGAAACTGCCGTTACCAGGGTTGCAAGCCTTGCAGAATTTTATAGATCAGCCCCAATTATCAAACACTGAACTGGTCGCTTGGGCAACACATCAGCCGGCTGAATTTGAAGCACTCCTCTTGCCAGTCCTCCAGGGAGAAAATTTGCCTGAATCAGTTCTCCAGCGGATAAAAAGTGGAGGTTTTTTCAGCAACGACCTCGTACTATCTCCAGGCAATTCGCCCGCGGATGCGCAAAACTCGGAATTACCCGATCAAGCAATTGCCACCAAACCACCCAGTGAAGTGGGATCAACACTACTGGAAGTCACCAAAACGGACGCTGAAGATAATCTGAGCGAAGAATACGGTGCTGCATCACCCCGATTAGGCACCGAGGATTTGAACGAAAAAATCCGCGAAGCCGATGACCTGGACATATATGTTCGAAATGCTGGCCTGGTCATTTTACACCCGTTTTTGCCAGCGTTGTTTCAGTCTTTGGGGTTAGCAAAAGATGGTAAGATCGAAAATCCGGAACGCGCCATCTCATTGCTTCAGTACCTTGCGATAGGGAGAATAGGTATGATGGAACACGAGCTTCCCTTAAACAAATTACTCTGTGGAGTGCCGTTTGACTTGCCCATTCGGAGGCAAGTTCATTTGACCAAACATGAAAAAATGGAAGCTGATAAATTGCTGCATTCGGTAATTGGTCACTGGAGCGCACTTGGTAATACCAGTGCTGATGGACTTCGGGGTACCTTCTTTTGTAGAGAAGGCAAACTTTCTAAGGGTCGCAATAAGGATTGGCTTCTTCAGGTTGAGCAGCGGGGCGTTGATATCCTGCTCACGGAATTGCCCTGGACCCTTTCTATGGTAAGATTACCCTGGATGCATGGAATACTCCTTGTGGAATGGGGCTAG